GCAGACTCTGCAGAAGACGTAGATCATGTCACAATCTACCTTAGGCTTGTAATACCTGTATAGTGTCTATTGAACATTGACCCTCtttcaaaagaaaagaaagggttatttattttttaacttcCCCTCTTCCGTCTGGTTTGATCTGGACCTTTCATTCAGCATTATTATCATTAACCCAGCTCCTTCAAAGAGGCTTCGGCAACAAGCGGGGTAGAGGGGGTCGGTTGTACGCAACCTTAGTTCCTTATCtatgcaattgcagagaggttgtttccaattgaccaataagcgataacgggatgaccatcttctacttcattgaaaggaagcgaagaggttttgaGAGCCactttgatttagtccattatatccaaaagaacaaaagaatcTTTGGCTTCATCAGAAATGGACATCATCTGATTTGGTAGGCCCTCATTCTTCTTTTTTACCGTCCTATTTCTCATCAGTTTTATTGTATTGTTTCAGGAAACAAGATGTGGAGCTAGTAGCTGCTCCTAATGGCACTGTCTGTCTGATAGACAGTGATTCTAGAAAAATACTCTGGTCTTTCGCATCAGGACCTCCAATCTATATGTCTTATCACTCTCCTGTCCAAGAATATGATGAAAAGGATAAAGCAGTGGCACACAGTAGATATTCTTTTCTGGACTGTGGAGATGACTGGGAGCTATATCTGAACAGTAACTATGGAAAACTGGTAGGTTACCTAATCTAACCCTCATCAGCctactcttgttctacaatgtgTTTTTTCACCACTATTTCTGGCATCCCCTGTGAATTATCATACAACTTATAGGCATATAGCATGTCACATGTGTTTTCACATCAAATCTTTCGTTCGATTGACATTGTATTCTTGTAGTTTTACTTCATGCTTCAGAAATATAAGCTGAAGAGCTTTGAACCTTCTTCTGCTCTGACCTTCGCTAGTATGATTATGACTTTGTGCCAGCCAAAGATATATTAATCCTAgtgatttttcttttgtttcatctaTTTTTGATTGAGTATTATGAGGTGAGAGTAGCTAAAGTAATCAAGGTTATATCTTTACTAATACAGCATAATAATTCACGAGGGATGGAAAATGACATAAAGATTTGCGTTCTATACAAATTCATATGAACTCAGGAAATTGCAGTCTAGATCACCAACTTGAACTCTATTTCTTCAAAGTAGTACATAGGTAGCCGCTGTTAGAACATTAGAATAACATGCTtgcccaattttttttaaataatatttgtaAATCACCAAAAACAATTAGAATTCCTAATGCATTGATAACCTTttattgttaaatcttgaatgtTGAGGAGCTTTTGCAATTCTCAGATACTTACAGCTTCATGCTGTGTATACTTCATATATCACAACATAACTGATTAATTCACAGAGTAAGCCTAAGTCTACTACTTTGAACAGAAACTTGAAGGTACTATTCAAGACTATGTGGAAAAAACACCAATATTCGAGGATGATGAAGTTACTGTGGGATCCATGCATTCTACTGCTTTTAAGGTTGATCCTTGGACTGGAAGGCTTATTCATGATTATGGCAAATCTGTTTCCAGAAAGGTGCCACAAGGGGGTGCAGAGACTTCTTCTGCTGAGGCAAGAAATGAATTAGAATATTCTATCTCTTCAAGTGCGAAACATTCTGATGTGGAGCTATACATTGAAAGAATAGATTATTCACTTTCTACTAAAGCCTTTGATAAACTACTGTGGAATCTAACAGTTAGCTTCTTTAAAGCCAAAGTTCGATGTAGAGGGACTAATCAGTTGCTTGATGGAGCTTCATTGAATCATGACCGTAAACTGGGCTCTGGCTCTCATGATCCTAGGACTGTCTCATTGCCGTGTGAATTAGAATTTCCTGTTATCCGTTTTCGCAAACAGAGTATGTTCGAGTATTTTCTTAGACTAGATGGCTTACTGGATCACATGAAAGATCCAATTATGCTTCCAGTTGGTGCTCCAAGTCAAATGCTACCTTCACCACATAAACATGATGTATTCTCAGCTACCCATCAGAAAGGGATCTCTTTATCTACTGATAGCCATCTTCGGTCTTCGCGTGAAGTTCTGGAAATTAATACGGACATTCATTGGAGTGTTGATAGTTTGTGGATGCTAATAAGGAAATATCTTCTTTGGTcttgtgtttttctttttctcctcATCGGCGTTGTTTTCCACTACAAACCCACAGTGGCAACGGGAAATATTGAACCGGATGAAGAGTCAAGTTTGAGCACTCAACCGATATCTTCCAAAAGGAAAAAATCTCGTAAATCCGGGAAGAACATAACTGTCTTAGAGGAAAGTCAGCCTTATGAAAAGGCTGTTAGACGATGGTTAAATCTCAATAGTCTTTTGCAAAGTGAGACCGATGGACGCACAATTGGTAAATTGTTTGTATCCAAAAGAGAAATAGCAAAGGGAAGCAATGGTACTGTTGTATATGAGGGAGCTTATGATGGCAGGAAGGTGGCTGTGAAACGCTTGGTTCAGGCTCATCATGATGTGGCCTTCAAAGAAATTCAAAACCTTATTGCATCTGACCATCATCCGAATATTGTTCGATGGTATGGCATGGAGTATGACAATGATTTTGTGTATCTTTCTCTGGAGTTTTGTTCTTGCAGTTTATATGATCTTATTGAGTCATATGCGGAATCCTCCCTTCATTCTATGACCTTCAATGACAAATCGTTGCATGGAAGCACGGAGTACAAAGTCAGGATGAACTCTGTAAAGGCCACCATGCAAGACATAAAATTGTGGAAAAGCAATGGCTATCCTTCTCCCTTGTTTATAAAACTTATGAGGTTGGAACAAACTCCTATCTACCATGCACACTTGAATGCTGtaattgttgttatgtttggcAAGTCATATATTGAATATTTGTAGTTTTGCATTAATGGGGAAGTGTTGGTTTTGAGATTTGTCATGCACACTCCTATCTAGTTGTAGTTTTGCATTAAAGGAGAGTGTTGTTTTTGATATTTGTTTCACCTGGAGTAGCACCAAGAATACAAGCTTAACTGAAACTGACAACCTATTTAAATATTCTGCTGCCAATAGCCTCATTTTCAATGCCATCAATACTTTAAGCAAAAGTTGCTATTGGGATGCACCAGCTCAATAATGAAACTGGAAACTATTTATATAGGTGTTTGGTGTGATCTAGTAAAATACAGTCCTGGTGTGCTATGTATCATCTTTATTTTGTAATTTAGATTTTTAATGTCGGGTTTTCTGTTTTATGTTGTTTTTTAATGCAGGGATGTGGTTTGTGGCCTTGTTCATTTGCATGATCTGGGAATAATTCACCGTGACTTGAAACCACAAAATGTATTGATAAACAAGGAAATAGCACTCTGTGCAAAGCTGTCTGATATGGGGATTAGCAAGCGGCTTCTTGCAGATATGTCTTCTTTAGGTCATCATGCTACTGGTAAGAAGTCCTTTATATTGCCCCTGTAGTGTTTGTGCATACTTCTGCATATATGTTATTCACCTCTAAAGGAGATCGTTCGATGGATCTATTTGCTTAGGCTATTGTTTTTTACTATTTACttcaaaaatatcaaaatagAAGTTTTGAAGCCAATTACTCAACGCTATTAACTGTTAGCAGAATCTCAATTCATGTTGGAATTAGCTTGtaagtttttgttttctgtttatggTGTCAAACCTTCTAAAACAATCTCATCTAACTTTTATTGCCGAAAAAATTCTCATCTCACTTgtattgacaaaaaaaaaaaatctcatctAACTTGTCTGTGCACACTCCCGTTCTCTGTGTTTTCTTTCTCTGTTACTGTTAGGTtgactctctctctctttttttttttttttaatactgtAGTCATGTAGAATATCCATTTCCGATGGagtcaaagattcatttgttcttttggttgtgggatgtaatggactaaatcaaaatggctcttaatacctcttcgcttcctttccatgaagtagaagatggtcgtcccgttgttCTCCcattatcgcttttgggtcaattggaaacaacctctctgcaattgcaggggtaagctTGCGTACGTCCGatccccccttaccccgcttcttgcgggagcctctttgaggcaatgtgGTAATGATAATGACTATAGTCATGTAGAGCCTTAGGAGGATTTTCCCATGATTCTGGAGAGTCTTCTACTCAAGGATATTTTCCAGGAATAAATGTTGCTTATCAGCAAAGCAGAACTACCTAGGATTTATTTGGTTATGCTGAATGAGTTTCAGCTATCATCTACTGGAATACATTAAGGGTGTTCAAATGTCCAATTGTATATTAGAGCTTAATATCCCCAAGTTTAATACCAACCCTCAAGCCCCGAGAACAATCTAAACACTTTCTAAGCAGTCTgttataataatattttttggagTATAATGGATAAGGAGTTCTTGTTTATATGCACCAATAGATCATTCCTAGCCGAAGTCCATGGAATACTGGTAGCCATGAGCCATTATTAACCATCCAAATGGCTGAAGATTCTCTATATGTCTTTCTTAAACTGTAGCACAGAACTAATTGGCATTTAGTTGGCCATCTACTCATTGTTTTAATACCAAGATGCTTCACCTGGATCACAATCGCACAGCGTTAAgttctattattttttttggatgGGGTTTTGAGGGGATAGGTAATAAAGAATTATCATTGCCCTTAGACGCTTACTTGTCACCAAACTTGAGTTACTGCGGTTTCTTGCAGCATAAAGTCCCCTATTAAGAACTGTACATTACTTTACTTTTTAGTTTGCTTTATGTATTAGTTTATTGTTCATATTTTTACTTAACAATGCTAATGGCTTATAAACAGGTAATGGAAGTTCTGGCTGGCAAGCTCCTGAACAGCTACTTCATGAACGCCAAACACGGGCTATGGATATGTTTAGCTTGGGTTGTGTCTTTTTCTACTGTGTTACAGGTGGTAGACATCCTTTCGGTGATCGATTTGAGCGGGATGCCAATATAATCAGGAACAAGATGGACCTTTTTCTGGTAGAGAATATGCCAGAAGCACTGGAACTATTTTCTCGTTTACTGCAACCAAACCCTGAAATGAGGTGAGGTCATTGTTGATTTGTGGTCCACCAAACTTATGTTCCTCGGACTATTTTCTGTTGATTAGCTTCGCGGGAATTTATCCCTTGCCCAACTTGTTATCCTTTGCTTGTTTATAATAAATGTCCTTCGGCCTTGGAACTACCTTTCTCATGATGCACATTTGAATGCCACATGATGAGTAGATTTCAAATAGATTTTTACCTCCTGGCTGAAGTTGGCTGAAAGAAAGTCATCGACATTCAAGTTCTTAAAGAGTTTTATGTTTCAGTTGCTGTTGAGTAAATGAATTATTGACAAATTAGGGAGATTAGGGAGCAGGTTTTGTTTTCAAACTCAACGTTTTCTCTATGGGATATGAACACCTGCATAGTATACCTTACTCGAACCCCATCTGCTTGCCTTTCCACCTCCATCCTTCTCAACTCACTTCTTTTACCCACTACGAGTTTTAGATAATTAGTTGTCTTggtcttttttttatttcccCTTTCTGTTGAGTGTTGACTGATCTTTCTAGTCAAGCTGACAATTCTGTCATTATTGTCAGGCCCACGGCATTGGAGGTTCTACACCATCCATTCTTTTGGGATTGTGAAATGCGGTTATCGTTTCTACATGACGCTAGTGACAGAGTTGAATTAGAAGACAGAGAGGCTTATTCAGAAATTCTGAAAGCATTGGAAAGAATTGCTCCTATAGCTATAGGTAATAAATGGAATGAAAAGCTGGAGCCACAATTTATCAATGACATTGGCCGTTACAGGCGTTACAAGTATGACAGTGTCCGGGACCTGCTGCGAGTCATGCGAAATAAGTTGAATCATTATCGGGAGCTGCCTGCTGAAATTCAGGTACTGTTGTCAATTTGTGATTATAATATACTCTCtctgtccctaaaagattgccccattgcaatttttagggtcaaactttgaaaactttgaccatgaATTCTCATTAGTctataagaaataatatagtcatgtggaatcttgttagattcgtttcaatttatatttttggaatatcaacttttataatttttacgccTGTAGAGTTAGAGTTATTTACGTTTTAATTCGTGTCTTGGAGACCGTGAAAAGTCAAatggggcaatcttttagggacggagggagtaacggCAGAATCATTGATCATATTCATCCGCGGCTATCGCTTCTCTTCTTTGAAATCTCTCTCACCTCTCCCCCTGATGTCTCTTCGTGCGATTTGGAACTCTGGGTGACGTAGTATGGTACTTGAATGTTGATTACTTTTTCATCTTAACACGTGATGGCAAACAGAGAATTTGCTGATAACAGAATGCTATTTATGACAGATTCTGTTGCTTAAACCAAAAACCTGTACCATCTCCCTTCTTAATTGATAGTTACACTTACTATAACTACAGAGACCAATGGGAGAGTAGAAAAAGTGGGTAATTTGTAAGAAAACGTAGGAGAGGgtgttgtaacttgtaagtgGGGTTTTGTAAGAAAAAGTAAGAGAGTGTTATAAGTGGGTTTGTGTAAGAAAAAGTTCgccaaaataggaaaaaaggaTAAAGTGAAACGAACAAACATGAACGGACGAAGTAGATAGTGTAACCAACATAAAGGAACGGAGGTAGAGATAAGTTATTGCCAAGGCCCTGAGATGGTAGAAATAGCATTCTTAGGTTGGATAACATAACATAACAAAAGAGTGAAGTTATTAAGAATGAAAACGTGTACAAAATTAAtagtacttcgtattaaatTATACAAGCTGTTAGGTTTTTATCATGTGAAACACAGTAGCTGTGTTCAGTCGTGAAGATAAAATAACAATGTGATCACAGATGGCACTTAAGCGAAATTTAGATAGAATTGCATtagtttgttttggttttgtGATAAATGGAAGTTGCAGTTTGATTATTTTCATTAACGCCCTTATCTGTATTGCCCTTGCCCCTAAATTCTCGTAGCTTTTAATGTAAAGAAGAGGTTTGTATTGTGTTCTGTCATTTAAAGAATAGACCTATGAAAGAAAATCTTCCCTCTACTTGCTGGTACTTACTACTTGGTCCTTTTTTTAATGTTATTTCAGAGACTTCTGGGACCAGTTCctgacggatttgaagagtacTTCACAAGCAGATTTCCCAAACTACTGATTGAAGTGTATAAGGTGGTAAATAAGTTCTGCAGATCTGAAAAATGGTTTCAGAAATATGTTTAAGGCAGTATGGTTTCAAGTGTGTTGTAGCCTGTACATACCAGCGTCAGTTTGTTTACTTTTATCATCAAATACTTCAGATGTAAATCAAAATTCCGCCAGCGTCAGTTTCTTTACTTTTATCATCAAATACTTCAGATGTAAATAAAAATTCCGCCAGCGTCAGTTTCTTTACTTTATCATCAAATACTTCAGATGTAAATAGAATTTCCGCTCTCCCTccaatatatataatatttatatatCAGATGTAATGTAACGATTTAAATGCAGTTATTCCAATTGTTTTCAGAATTCAGACCTTCActttatttccttcttttttttatataatttttgtGTTAAAGACTTGAAAGAGTGCTCTAACTGGTTGTTCGGAG
This genomic stretch from Spinacia oleracea cultivar Varoflay chromosome 3, BTI_SOV_V1, whole genome shotgun sequence harbors:
- the LOC110791043 gene encoding serine/threonine-protein kinase/endoribonuclease IRE1a isoform X2 codes for the protein MENWKQDVELVAAPNGTVCLIDSDSRKILWSFASGPPIYMSYHSPVQEYDEKDKAVAHSRYSFLDCGDDWELYLNSNYGKLKLEGTIQDYVEKTPIFEDDEVTVGSMHSTAFKVDPWTGRLIHDYGKSVSRKVPQGGAETSSAEARNELEYSISSSAKHSDVELYIERIDYSLSTKAFDKLLWNLTVSFFKAKVRCRGTNQLLDGASLNHDRKLGSGSHDPRTVSLPCELEFPVIRFRKQSMFEYFLRLDGLLDHMKDPIMLPVGAPSQMLPSPHKHDVFSATHQKGISLSTDSHLRSSREVLEINTDIHWSVDSLWMLIRKYLLWSCVFLFLLIGVVFHYKPTVATGNIEPDEESSLSTQPISSKRKKSRKSGKNITVLEESQPYEKAVRRWLNLNSLLQSETDGRTIGKLFVSKREIAKGSNGTVVYEGAYDGRKVAVKRLVQAHHDVAFKEIQNLIASDHHPNIVRWYGMEYDNDFVYLSLEFCSCSLYDLIESYAESSLHSMTFNDKSLHGSTEYKVRMNSVKATMQDIKLWKSNGYPSPLFIKLMRDVVCGLVHLHDLGIIHRDLKPQNVLINKEIALCAKLSDMGISKRLLADMSSLGHHATGNGSSGWQAPEQLLHERQTRAMDMFSLGCVFFYCVTGGRHPFGDRFERDANIIRNKMDLFLVENMPEALELFSRLLQPNPEMRPTALEVLHHPFFWDCEMRLSFLHDASDRVELEDREAYSEILKALERIAPIAIGNKWNEKLEPQFINDIGRYRRYKYDSVRDLLRVMRNKLNHYRELPAEIQRLLGPVPDGFEEYFTSRFPKLLIEVYKVVNKFCRSEKWFQKYV
- the LOC110791043 gene encoding serine/threonine-protein kinase/endoribonuclease IRE1a isoform X1 — protein: MKRSFKFLVFCVFSLIIAGVSFSAAIVLSSDNELSLHRPPGRKLLSIAPKQDVELVAAPNGTVCLIDSDSRKILWSFASGPPIYMSYHSPVQEYDEKDKAVAHSRYSFLDCGDDWELYLNSNYGKLKLEGTIQDYVEKTPIFEDDEVTVGSMHSTAFKVDPWTGRLIHDYGKSVSRKVPQGGAETSSAEARNELEYSISSSAKHSDVELYIERIDYSLSTKAFDKLLWNLTVSFFKAKVRCRGTNQLLDGASLNHDRKLGSGSHDPRTVSLPCELEFPVIRFRKQSMFEYFLRLDGLLDHMKDPIMLPVGAPSQMLPSPHKHDVFSATHQKGISLSTDSHLRSSREVLEINTDIHWSVDSLWMLIRKYLLWSCVFLFLLIGVVFHYKPTVATGNIEPDEESSLSTQPISSKRKKSRKSGKNITVLEESQPYEKAVRRWLNLNSLLQSETDGRTIGKLFVSKREIAKGSNGTVVYEGAYDGRKVAVKRLVQAHHDVAFKEIQNLIASDHHPNIVRWYGMEYDNDFVYLSLEFCSCSLYDLIESYAESSLHSMTFNDKSLHGSTEYKVRMNSVKATMQDIKLWKSNGYPSPLFIKLMRDVVCGLVHLHDLGIIHRDLKPQNVLINKEIALCAKLSDMGISKRLLADMSSLGHHATGNGSSGWQAPEQLLHERQTRAMDMFSLGCVFFYCVTGGRHPFGDRFERDANIIRNKMDLFLVENMPEALELFSRLLQPNPEMRPTALEVLHHPFFWDCEMRLSFLHDASDRVELEDREAYSEILKALERIAPIAIGNKWNEKLEPQFINDIGRYRRYKYDSVRDLLRVMRNKLNHYRELPAEIQRLLGPVPDGFEEYFTSRFPKLLIEVYKVVNKFCRSEKWFQKYV